A single window of Aquarana catesbeiana isolate 2022-GZ linkage group LG10, ASM4218655v1, whole genome shotgun sequence DNA harbors:
- the LOC141110798 gene encoding serine/threonine-protein phosphatase 2A 65 kDa regulatory subunit A alpha isoform-like has product MAGADGDDSLYPIAVLIDELRNEDVQLRLNSIKKLSTIALALGVERTRTELLPFLTDTIYDEDEVLLALAEQLGSFTSLVGGPEFVHCLLIL; this is encoded by the exons ATGGCAGGAGCTGATGGAGACGACTCGTTGTATCCTATCGCGGTTCTTATAGACGAGCTGAGGAATGAGGATGTGCAG CTGCGTCTTAACAGCATTAAGAAGTTGTCTACTATAGCCTTGGCTTTGGGGGTGGAAAGAACTAGGACAGAACTGCTGCCATTCCTTACTG ACACTATATACGATGAAGATGAAGTACTTCTGGCCCTCGCTGAGCAGCTGGGAAGCTTTACTTCTCTGGTTGGTGGACCTGAGTTTGTCCACTGTCTTCTT attttatga